In Rhodoligotrophos defluvii, a genomic segment contains:
- a CDS encoding branched-chain amino acid ABC transporter permease, with amino-acid sequence MDIYFAQAVINGISIGFGYALVAIGFTLIFGVLNAVNFAHGEIYTLGAFAALVLILMFAPPIVALILLVAIVGLLLGWGLERIAFRPFRRSRDEATLKSRAMREATLMSSLAMGIIAREALTLYFGGEAQSIPPDYLLNQPIALGELTVANGDLVIFASAIAMLAFLQVLLYRTNAGREIRAVADDFLGALYVGVDANKVIVRTFMIGSAFGAIAGLLVGLYYGQIFPFMGFTPMLKAFIAMLMGGLNNILGAVVCALIIGLSESLLANAFPSYQQWVEVVPHFYLLLTLLFFPSGLFGKRSERM; translated from the coding sequence ATGGACATCTATTTCGCGCAGGCGGTGATCAACGGGATCAGCATCGGCTTCGGTTATGCGCTGGTGGCCATCGGCTTCACCCTGATCTTTGGCGTCCTGAACGCTGTGAACTTCGCCCATGGCGAGATCTATACGCTCGGCGCCTTCGCCGCGCTCGTGCTGATCCTGATGTTCGCCCCGCCGATCGTCGCGCTTATCCTGCTGGTTGCCATTGTCGGCCTGTTGCTGGGCTGGGGGCTCGAGCGCATCGCCTTCCGCCCGTTCCGGCGCTCGCGGGACGAGGCGACGCTGAAATCGCGGGCCATGCGGGAGGCGACCCTCATGTCGTCGCTGGCCATGGGCATCATTGCCCGCGAGGCACTCACCCTCTATTTCGGCGGCGAGGCGCAGAGCATTCCGCCGGACTATCTGCTGAACCAGCCGATCGCGCTGGGCGAGCTCACGGTGGCCAATGGCGACCTCGTGATCTTCGCTTCCGCCATCGCCATGCTGGCCTTCCTGCAGGTGCTGCTCTATCGCACCAATGCGGGGCGCGAGATCCGCGCGGTGGCCGACGACTTCCTCGGCGCGCTCTATGTGGGGGTCGATGCCAACAAGGTGATCGTGCGCACTTTCATGATCGGCTCGGCTTTCGGGGCGATTGCCGGTCTGCTGGTGGGGCTCTATTACGGCCAGATCTTTCCGTTCATGGGCTTCACGCCCATGCTGAAGGCCTTCATCGCCATGCTGATGGGCGGGCTCAACAACATCCTCGGCGCAGTGGTCTGCGCCCTGATCATCGGCTTGTCGGAAAGCCTGCTCGCCAATGCCTTTCCCTCCTACCAGCAATGGGTCGAGGTGGTGCCGCATTTCTACCTGCTGCTCACCCTGCTGTTCTTCCCCAGCGGCCTGTTCGGCAAGCGTTCTGAGCGGATGTGA
- a CDS encoding ABC transporter ATP-binding protein: MLEIKGLDVTIGIQRILQSVSLEVTQGQIVTVLGSNGVGKTTLMRATMGIYRPSGGEILLKGERIDRRPTHEIVRLGIAQAPEGRHLFPNMTVAENMQLGGAVLPAQDYEAAFGEVVELFPIVQQRLQQKAGSLSGGEQQMVCIARALMARPKLLLLDEPSLGLAPKIVKLIFDLIVRIRERGTSILLVEQNAKAALKIADYAYVMDSGRITMEGRPSELEQDDRIRRIYLGG, encoded by the coding sequence ATGCTGGAGATCAAAGGCCTCGACGTCACCATCGGCATCCAGCGCATCCTGCAGTCCGTGAGCCTCGAGGTCACGCAAGGCCAGATCGTGACCGTGCTCGGCAGCAACGGGGTGGGCAAGACCACGCTGATGCGAGCGACCATGGGCATATACCGGCCATCGGGCGGCGAAATCCTGCTCAAGGGAGAGCGCATCGACCGCCGCCCCACCCACGAGATCGTCCGGCTGGGTATCGCCCAAGCACCTGAAGGACGGCACCTCTTTCCCAACATGACCGTGGCGGAGAACATGCAGCTGGGTGGCGCCGTGCTGCCGGCGCAAGACTATGAGGCGGCCTTCGGCGAGGTGGTGGAGCTGTTCCCGATCGTGCAGCAGCGGCTGCAGCAGAAGGCGGGCTCGCTCTCCGGCGGCGAGCAGCAGATGGTGTGCATCGCGCGGGCGCTGATGGCACGGCCGAAGCTGCTGCTGCTGGATGAGCCATCGCTCGGGCTCGCGCCGAAGATCGTCAAGCTGATCTTCGACCTGATCGTGAGGATCCGCGAGCGGGGAACCTCCATCCTGCTGGTGGAGCAGAATGCCAAGGCGGCGCTCAAGATCGCCGACTATGCCTATGTCATGGACAGCGGCCGCATCACCATGGAGGGGCGGCCGAGCGAGCTGGAGCAGGACGACCGTATCCGCCGGATCTATCTCGGCGGCTAG